The nucleotide window GACCGCCGCCAAGGGGCCGAATCCACCGCGTCCCGAGTTTTGGGGTGGGTTTCGTATCGCTCCGGTTGAAATCGAATTCTGGGCCGACGGCGCCTTCCGTTTGCACGATCGGTTTGTCTGGCGGCGCGATACGCAGGGAAGTGCTTGGGAAATCAAACGGTTGAGCCCATAGCGGACGCGCGGTTCAGGGATGCACGGCGTTGAATACCATGGGAGTCTCTTGAAACCGTGGTTCACTTCGGCGCAATATTCCGAAACGGCCTGTGAACACGGCCCAACCGGACAGTGAGCGTGGAAGACTCGGCAAACGGCACCAGGCAATTGCATGGCCATGTAAAGTGGTTCGATCCCGTCAAGGGGTTCGGATTCGTCGTGGCTGACGAGGGCGGTCCGGACATCCTGCTGCACGCCAACGTTCTGCGCAATTTCGGTCAGAGCTCCGTCGCCGACCGTGCCGGCATCCTGCTGACGGTCCAGCAGACCGAACGCGGCGTCCAGGCGGTGGAGGTGCTGGAGATCAAGCCACCGGAGGATGCCGAGGCGACCGGGCTGGCGGATCTGGAAGGCATCGACCCCGAGGTGATCCGCGCCGCGCCGCTGGAACCGGCGCGGGTCAAGTGGTTCGACAAGGGCAAGGGGTTCGGTTTCGCCAACACGTTCGGACGGGACGAGGACGTGTTCGTTCACATAGAAGTGTTGCGCCGGTCGGGTCTTGCGGACTTGCAGCCGGGCGAGGCGCTTGCCATTCGTGTCATAGAAGGTAAACGCGGCCGCATGGCCACGGAGGTGTGTGGATGGGAAATGGCGGTCAAGGAATCCAAAGGCTCCTGACGGGTGCTGCGGCGCTGGTTCTGATGGCGGGGGCCGCGATGGGCGCCTGCCGCGAGGACAAGGTCGATCTGCGCGGCGACTGGGGCTCGGCCAGCTTTACCGTGGAACTGGCCGACGACAACGCTGAACGGTCCCAGGGCCTGATGAACCGCGAGAGCATGGCGCGTTCGGCGGGCATGCTGTTCGCCTATCCGGCCCCGCGTCCGGTGCGGTTCTGGATGCGCAACACGCTTATCCCGCTCGACATGATCTTTCTCGACGACACCGGCACGGTGCAGAAGGTGCATCACGAGGCGCAGCCCCTCGACGAGTCGCTGATCTACGGCGGCGACGCGATCCAGTACGTGCTGGAGATCAATGGCGGCATGGCACGGCAACTGGGCATTTCCGAAGGCACCGAGCTGCGCCATCCGGCGATCGGGGCCGGCGCCGCCGCCTGGCCCTGCGACACCGAATAGGCCTGCGTGCGCCCGTCCCGGGCCTGACCCGGGACCTCGTGCCGGGAGATCCCGGATCAAGTCCGGGATGACATGTCGTGCGGATTTCGCGCGCGTCGCAAAGGGGCTTTCCATTCGTGGCAAAGCTGTCTACATCGGCGCCACGGTCCGGGGCGTGGCGCAGTCTGGTAGCGCACCTGTTTTGGGTACAGGGGGTCGTAGGTTCGAATCCTGCCGCCCCGACCACTTCTTTCCGACATGACGACGCCGACACGCGGGCACCACCGCCTGCGGTCGATTCTGTGGATAACACCGCCAAGAGCGTTGTCGAGGCATGCGCCCGCACTATCTGGGGTGTTTTGCGTGTTTGGGATACCACATGTGGTGGATTCCTGGGCGATTGCGTGTGGGTGTGCCGAACTCGTTCGTTCAGAACCGGCTAAGCCACACGGATAAAAGCGCTTTTCCGGCCCCCGCTGAAGCGGTCAGTCGCACGGGGCCGGGAAAGGAATCACCAGCGGGCCAAACCCGGTGCTGTGGATAACCCGGCGCGCGGAAATTTTTCGGGAATCAAGGTAAAAAATTCGTTGACCAGTGAGGGCCGGATACGTCAGGTTGTGCGGGCGGATCAGCAAGCCACAAGATATAGTGGCGCGGATCTGGAGAGGGACGAACACCACAGACTTCCACCGGCACGGCCGGGACGGCTAGGTGCGACCGGATGCGGCGCATCGGCGGGGATGGGTTTTGCCTCCTGATCCACTGAGACGCGAGGGTCGCGGCCAAGGGTCGTGCAGGTCATAAAACGCTGGATCATGGGGCAGCCACAATGAAGATCGAAAGAAAGTTTACCAAGGCAGGTCAGGACGCTTACGCGGAGCTGGATT belongs to Roseovarius sp. THAF27 and includes:
- a CDS encoding DUF192 domain-containing protein, whose protein sequence is MGNGGQGIQRLLTGAAALVLMAGAAMGACREDKVDLRGDWGSASFTVELADDNAERSQGLMNRESMARSAGMLFAYPAPRPVRFWMRNTLIPLDMIFLDDTGTVQKVHHEAQPLDESLIYGGDAIQYVLEINGGMARQLGISEGTELRHPAIGAGAAAWPCDTE
- a CDS encoding cold-shock protein, with product MSVEDSANGTRQLHGHVKWFDPVKGFGFVVADEGGPDILLHANVLRNFGQSSVADRAGILLTVQQTERGVQAVEVLEIKPPEDAEATGLADLEGIDPEVIRAAPLEPARVKWFDKGKGFGFANTFGRDEDVFVHIEVLRRSGLADLQPGEALAIRVIEGKRGRMATEVCGWEMAVKESKGS